The DNA window TCGCTCAACGGCGGCGCCTTCTTCGGCGAGATCTTCCGCGGCGCCATCGAGGCTATACCCAAGGGACAATGGGAGGCCGCGACGGCACTCGGCTTCCGTTTTGTCAGGACGCTGCGGCTGGTGGTCATTCCCCAGGCAATACGGCTGATGCTGCCGCCGACGGTCGGCTTCATGGTGCAGATCGTCAAGACCACGTCGATCGCCTCGCTGATCGGGCTGACCGAGCTCGCCCGCGCCGCTACGCAGGTCAACACCGTGACTTTCCAGCCGGTATTGGTGTTCGGCACGGTATCGATCATCTACTTCGCGCTGTGCTGGCCACTATCGCTGTACGCCAGCTATCTCGAGCGTCGTTTCGCTACCGGAATGACACGGAAGGCCGAGACACCGCTGGTGATGTCGGCGGCTTGAACGTGGACGTCAGCCCTTGAAGGCCGGCAGTGTCAGGCCCTTGACGCCGACGTCGAGCGCGAACAATCCGCCCGGGTTCTTCTGGCCGATGAAGTGGCTGTCGGGACGCTTCAGCACGGCCGAGGTGACATAGAGGATGTCGAGGTCCTTGCCGCCGAACTCGCAGCAGGTCGGCAGGTCGGTCGGCAGCAGCACCGTCTGCATCAGCCGACCGTCGGGGTCGTAGCGGCAGATCTTGCTGGTCACCGGAATGGTCACCCAGTAGCAGCCGTCGGCGTCGACCGTGGCGCCGTCGGCGACGCCGCCGGTCACCGTCATGTCTATGAAGGTGCGGCGGTTCTCGATATCGCCGGTGGCGGGATCGAAATCATAGGCCCATACCGCGCCGGCATGGCTGTCGGAGAAATACATGGTCTTCGAATCCGGGCTCCAGGCAAGCCCGTTGGAGCAGCCGATGCCATCGATCATCTTGTGCACGGAGAGGTCTGGATCGAGCCGGTAGAGTGCACCGATGAATTCGATCGGCTGGCCCGGCACCTCGAACATCGAGCCCGACCAGAAGCGGCCCTGGCGGTCCGGCTTGCCGTCATTGAAGCGGGTCTTCGGCATATGGGATTCCGGATCGACGATCGCCTCGAACCTGCCGGTCACAGGGTCGAAGAAATGAAAACCGTCGGTCATGGTCAGCACGAGGCCGCCCTTTTCGCGCAGGCCGAGGCAGCCGAGATATTCCGGTGTCTCGAAGGTCTCGTCCTTGCCGGTCGACGGATCGTAGCGATGGATCAGCTTCTTCCAGATGTCGATCCACCACAGCACGCCGGCCTGGGGGTCCCAGAGCGTCCCTTCGCCGAGCTCGGCCCTGGCGTCGACGACACACGAAATTTCGACCATGGTCAGCCCTCTTTTCTGCGCAGCCTGCCGCCAAGCCCGGCGAAGGTTTCGCTGCCGATCGACACGGTAAGCAGGATCACCGCGCCGTAGACGATAAGCAGCGCGCCGCTCGACAGGTTCAGCGCTGGCAGCAGCCCGGTGAGGATGGTGAGCACCATGGCGCCGGCGACAGTGCCGAGATAGTGGCCGCTGCCCCCGAGGATCGAGGCGCCGCCGATGGCGACCGCGGCTATGGAGGTGAACAGATAGGCGTCACCCATGCCGAGATAGGCCTGGCCGGAATAACCGGTCAAAAGCATGCCGGCGAAGGCGGCGGTGAGGCCTGATATGACATAGGTGAGGATGGTGGTGCGCGCCGTCGGCACGCCGGAGAATTCCGCGACCGTGGCGCTGGTGCCCAAGGCATAGAGATGACGGCCGAACGCCGCCTTGGAGAGCAGCAGCGTTGCAACCAGCGTCAATGCCAGCCAGATCAATGCAATGACCGGAAAGCCGCCGATGCGGCCGACCGAGAGGAACTGGATCAGGGATGGTGCCGAGGGCGTCGGCGAGCCGCCGGTCAACACCAGGATCAGGCCTTGCAGGATGACGTTGGTGGCCAGCGTCATGATGATCGGCGGCACGCCGAACTGGGCGACGCCGAGGCCGTTTATCAAGCCGATGAACGCGCCGCCGCCAAGCAACAGTGGCATCACCCAGACCAGCGGCAGGTCCTGGCCGCCGCATAGCAGCGCCATGATGATGGCGGCCGAATTGAGCACCCAGGGTACCGACAGGTCGATGCCGCCACCGATGATGACGAAAGTCTGGCCGAGCGCGACGATGCCGACGAAGGCGGCAAGCACGACAGTCGAGCGCATGTTGGAGATCGACAGGAAGCCCGGCGAAAACAGCGCCGTGACCAGGAGCAGCACGACCATGCCGGCATAGGCGAGCACGATGAGGCGGTTACGGGCAAGGAAGGCGCTCATTGGACGCGGCTCCTCGCGGCTTTTTCGGCGACGGAACTGGCGAGCACCGAGAGCAGCAGGATGACGCCCGACGCGACCGGCTGCCAGTAGCTCGACACATGCAGGACGAAGACCAGATTGCCGATCAGGGTCAGCACGAAGGCGCCGATCAGCGTACCGGCAAGATGGCCACGACCGCCAAACAGGCTGACGCCGCCGATGACGGCCGCCGCCACCGAGGGCAGGATATAGTCCTTGCCGATGGTCGGCGAGCCGGCGCCGGTCTGCGTCACCAGGAACAGCGCAGCGCCGGCCGCGAACAGGCCCGACAGCCCATAGGTGACGAGGTTGACCCTTGTGATCGAGACGCCGGACAGGAAGGCCGATTTCTCGTTGGAGCCGGTCGCCTGGATGGCGATGCCGACGCGCGTGGCGCGAAACCACCACCAGAAGGCGAGCAGCGCCAGCAGCATCCAGACTGGACTGGTCAGGCCGATGAGCTGTGCGGACGCGAAGCCGACCCACCAGCCGGGGACGCTGCCGCCATCTGTCGGCAGGATGATCATAGCGACGCCGTTGAGGATCGACCAGGTGGCAAGCGTCACCAGGAAGGGCTGCAGCCTGAGCAGCGAGATCAGCAGGCCGTTGAGCGCGCCGATGACGAAGCCGAGCGCCAGGATGATCAGTGCCCAAAGTGCCGTGGTCGACGGATCGTCGGTGAAGCGCGTTGCCGCGATCACCGTGCCGAGGCTGATCATACCGCCGATCGACAGATCGATGCCACCACGCACCAGCACGATGGTCTGGCCGGTGGCCGCGAGCATCAGCGTCATTGCCGCCGCCGTGTCGAGGTTGAGCTCATCGAGCGAAAAGACATCGGACTGCAGGCTGCCGTAGATACCGATGATCAAGGCCAGCATCAGGCAGGCGACAAGGAAGGGCGCGCGGTCGAGCAACCGGCCGCGCCAGTCGATGCCGGGCTTGGCAGGTTTGATTTCGGCTGGCCTTTGCGCCATCTCCATGGGCTGCTCCGCGGACATCACCATGCCTCAGGCCGCCCTGGTTTCAAGCATGGCGGCGCGCAAAATCTGCTCCTCAGAAATCTGGTCCCCCTCCAGCGTCGCGGCGATGCGGCCGTTGCGCATGACCAGCACGCGGTCGGCGACATGGACGAGCTCCGGCATGTCGCTGGAATGGAACAGGATCGCGTAGCCCTTGGCCGCGAGGTCGCGCATCAGCTGGAAGATCTCGCCCTTGGTGCCGACATCGACGCCGCGCGTCGGATCGTAGAGCAACAGCACGCGCGCCTGCGTGAGCAGCATCTTGCCGAAGATCACCTTCTGCTGGTTGCCGCCGGACAAGGTGCCGGCTAGCTGCTCCGGCGTGCCGGCCTTGATGCGCAGGAAATCGACCATTTCCTTGACCAGAGCGGCTTCCTTTTGCCGGCTGAGCAATCCGTTCTCGGTAAAGCGCCTGATCACGGACAGCGTCAAATTTTCGCGCACGCTCTTGGTCAGGAGCAGGCCCTGCCCGCGCCGATCCTCCGGCACCAGCGCGATGCCGTCCTTGCCGGTCAGCGCCTGACGTGGACTGCCGATCGAGGCGGGCTTGCCCCAAAGCTCCACCGCGCCGCTCGCTCTTGTGGCTCCGAACAGTGCCTGGAACAGCTCGCGCTGGCCGTGGCCCTGCAAGCCACCGACACCGAGAACTTCGCCCTCACGCAATGCGAAAT is part of the Mesorhizobium loti genome and encodes:
- a CDS encoding amino acid ABC transporter permease, whose amino-acid sequence is MSLRDFGPNELMFLLLATRWTILLALIAFAGGGLIGLVVAAIRVAPARPLRWLAAGYIQFFMGTPILIQLFMAYYGSSFLGYRPDPWAAAAVTFSLNGGAFFGEIFRGAIEAIPKGQWEAATALGFRFVRTLRLVVIPQAIRLMLPPTVGFMVQIVKTTSIASLIGLTELARAATQVNTVTFQPVLVFGTVSIIYFALCWPLSLYASYLERRFATGMTRKAETPLVMSAA
- a CDS encoding SMP-30/gluconolactonase/LRE family protein, producing MVEISCVVDARAELGEGTLWDPQAGVLWWIDIWKKLIHRYDPSTGKDETFETPEYLGCLGLREKGGLVLTMTDGFHFFDPVTGRFEAIVDPESHMPKTRFNDGKPDRQGRFWSGSMFEVPGQPIEFIGALYRLDPDLSVHKMIDGIGCSNGLAWSPDSKTMYFSDSHAGAVWAYDFDPATGDIENRRTFIDMTVTGGVADGATVDADGCYWVTIPVTSKICRYDPDGRLMQTVLLPTDLPTCCEFGGKDLDILYVTSAVLKRPDSHFIGQKNPGGLFALDVGVKGLTLPAFKG
- a CDS encoding ABC transporter permease; this translates as MSAFLARNRLIVLAYAGMVVLLLVTALFSPGFLSISNMRSTVVLAAFVGIVALGQTFVIIGGGIDLSVPWVLNSAAIIMALLCGGQDLPLVWVMPLLLGGGAFIGLINGLGVAQFGVPPIIMTLATNVILQGLILVLTGGSPTPSAPSLIQFLSVGRIGGFPVIALIWLALTLVATLLLSKAAFGRHLYALGTSATVAEFSGVPTARTTILTYVISGLTAAFAGMLLTGYSGQAYLGMGDAYLFTSIAAVAIGGASILGGSGHYLGTVAGAMVLTILTGLLPALNLSSGALLIVYGAVILLTVSIGSETFAGLGGRLRRKEG
- a CDS encoding ABC transporter permease, which codes for MVMSAEQPMEMAQRPAEIKPAKPGIDWRGRLLDRAPFLVACLMLALIIGIYGSLQSDVFSLDELNLDTAAAMTLMLAATGQTIVLVRGGIDLSIGGMISLGTVIAATRFTDDPSTTALWALIILALGFVIGALNGLLISLLRLQPFLVTLATWSILNGVAMIILPTDGGSVPGWWVGFASAQLIGLTSPVWMLLALLAFWWWFRATRVGIAIQATGSNEKSAFLSGVSITRVNLVTYGLSGLFAAGAALFLVTQTGAGSPTIGKDYILPSVAAAVIGGVSLFGGRGHLAGTLIGAFVLTLIGNLVFVLHVSSYWQPVASGVILLLSVLASSVAEKAARSRVQ